A region of Nocardioides alkalitolerans DNA encodes the following proteins:
- a CDS encoding UDP-N-acetylglucosamine--LPS N-acetylglucosamine transferase, whose protein sequence is MSELLAEAARARPEDGPRGKALLVSTQGGHLAQLLALRPWWTIRDRVWVCPDTPDVRDRLADERVVTSYSPTTRNVPNLLRNLVLAWRVLRRERPAVVVSAGAGVAVPFFVLAWVLRIPTVFVEVYDRVDSPTMTGRLVGPFTTRRVVQWDTQLDVYPDAVVVGPLL, encoded by the coding sequence ATGTCCGAACTCCTCGCCGAGGCCGCGCGAGCGCGACCCGAGGACGGCCCGCGGGGCAAGGCCCTGCTGGTGAGCACCCAGGGCGGTCACCTCGCCCAGCTCCTCGCCCTTCGCCCGTGGTGGACGATCCGCGACCGCGTGTGGGTGTGCCCCGACACCCCGGACGTGCGCGACCGCCTGGCCGACGAGCGGGTCGTCACGTCCTACTCGCCGACCACGCGCAACGTGCCCAACCTCCTCCGCAACCTCGTGCTCGCCTGGCGCGTGCTGCGGCGCGAGCGGCCCGCGGTGGTCGTCAGCGCCGGGGCGGGCGTGGCCGTGCCGTTCTTCGTGCTGGCCTGGGTGCTCCGCATCCCGACGGTGTTCGTCGAGGTCTACGACCGGGTGGACTCGCCGACCATGACGGGACGGCTCGTCGGTCCGTTCACCACGCGCCGCGTCGTGCAGTGGGACACGCAGCTCGACGTCTACCCGGACGCCGTCGTCGTGGGACCGCTCCTGTGA
- the pth gene encoding aminoacyl-tRNA hydrolase, translated as MSDTSTEVWLVVGLGNPGPSYAGNRHNVGYLVVDELAQRWGSRFRAHKTGRADVVEGRVGAPGSPGPRVVLAKPRSYMNEVGGPVKALATFYKIAPERVVAVHDELDIAFGTLRLKLGGGDNGHNGLKSMRSSLGTGDFHRVRAGIGRPPGRQDVADFVLADYSRTEQKELPFQVGDAADAVECLVAEGLEQAQQRFNR; from the coding sequence ATGTCCGACACGTCCACCGAGGTGTGGCTGGTCGTCGGGCTGGGCAACCCCGGCCCTTCGTATGCCGGCAACCGGCACAACGTCGGCTACCTCGTGGTCGACGAGCTCGCCCAGCGGTGGGGGAGCCGGTTCCGGGCGCACAAGACGGGCCGCGCCGACGTCGTCGAGGGGCGGGTCGGTGCTCCCGGCAGCCCCGGCCCCCGCGTCGTGCTCGCGAAGCCGCGGTCCTACATGAACGAGGTCGGCGGCCCGGTGAAGGCGCTCGCCACCTTCTACAAGATCGCGCCGGAGCGCGTCGTCGCGGTGCACGACGAGCTCGACATCGCGTTCGGCACCCTGCGTCTCAAGCTGGGGGGCGGCGACAACGGACACAACGGCCTGAAGTCGATGCGGTCGTCGCTCGGCACGGGTGACTTCCACCGGGTACGGGCCGGGATCGGCCGTCCGCCGGGGCGCCAGGACGTGGCCGACTTCGTGCTCGCGGACTACTCCCGCACGGAGCAGAAAGAGCTGCCGTTTCAGGTGGGCGACGCCGCGGACGCGGTGGAGTGCCTGGTGGCGGAGGGGCTCGAGCAGGCCCAGCAGCGCTTCAACCGCTGA
- a CDS encoding serine/threonine-protein kinase codes for MTPVEEGSPRALGSRYELRERLGAGAMGEVWRAVDRTSGEHVAAKLLRETYVYDADIVGRFIQERSILLNLKHPRIVQVRDLVVEGTDLAIVMDLVEGRDLRRHLREVGTLPAREAVLVTCAVLDALAAAHAANFLHRDIKPDNVLLEGGVPGDGSGVRLSDFGIARLAQESTVQATGLIGTPGYMPPELFQYGRFSPASDVYAAGVLLYELLAGRTPFAGKGTVHTIGNRHVTVEPPALPVHPLLWTVLAITLAKDPATRLSAAATAQALRDLPDDALDAPALPAQSEPVSWNTAQRTVVRHHVGPAVVDDGRGVPTGGTELRPVLPGPVPAAAAAAVPEAASASAPAAAPPAPPAPPVPPTAGPPPPAEPTAGRRAHAAGSRVPTWALVLVVAVSLVVVAGLVLQIVRGGGDPDPGAGTEARTALPVQREQSPPASYPSGLTTSRAASYDPQNRTVDVELTVTLPTRPGESRDAVTLLTFLPAAASGGCPRAGVTWDPGVEADLAPTDAGVQQPCAWRVQVPLSGSQTTVAAEIELDLGTEEDALQRWEEEARADLDAALADASNNRLAFPLQQTRGIELRVDRGAVTQGESVDVLVDVVFAGGAEPVYDSGATGTASLTDAARQLGGGPPTLRACAALTPQASGGLLAEQPSARCEVSAVLGALESAPAVVTVSR; via the coding sequence GTGACCCCGGTGGAGGAGGGGAGCCCGCGGGCTCTGGGCAGCCGCTACGAGCTGCGCGAACGGCTCGGCGCGGGAGCCATGGGCGAAGTGTGGCGTGCCGTCGACCGCACGTCGGGGGAGCACGTCGCGGCGAAGCTGCTGCGCGAGACCTACGTGTACGACGCGGACATCGTCGGACGCTTCATCCAGGAGCGCTCGATCCTGCTCAACCTGAAGCACCCCCGGATCGTGCAGGTGCGCGATCTCGTGGTCGAGGGCACGGACCTGGCGATCGTCATGGACCTCGTCGAGGGTCGCGACCTGCGGCGTCACCTCCGCGAGGTCGGCACGCTGCCCGCCCGCGAGGCCGTGCTCGTCACGTGCGCCGTGCTGGACGCGCTCGCCGCCGCCCACGCCGCCAATTTCCTGCACCGCGACATCAAGCCCGACAACGTCCTCCTCGAGGGCGGCGTGCCCGGCGACGGCAGCGGCGTGCGGCTCTCCGACTTCGGCATCGCCCGGCTCGCGCAGGAGTCGACGGTGCAGGCCACGGGGCTCATCGGCACCCCGGGCTACATGCCGCCGGAGCTGTTCCAGTACGGCCGGTTCAGCCCCGCCTCCGACGTGTACGCCGCGGGCGTGCTGCTCTACGAGCTCCTCGCGGGCCGTACGCCGTTCGCCGGCAAGGGCACCGTGCACACGATCGGCAACCGCCACGTCACGGTCGAGCCCCCCGCGCTCCCCGTCCACCCGCTGCTGTGGACCGTCCTGGCCATCACCCTCGCCAAGGACCCCGCCACCCGACTGTCGGCCGCCGCGACCGCCCAGGCGCTCCGCGACCTCCCGGACGACGCGCTCGACGCCCCCGCGCTGCCCGCCCAGTCCGAACCGGTGTCGTGGAACACCGCGCAGCGCACCGTCGTGCGGCACCACGTCGGCCCGGCCGTCGTCGACGACGGGCGCGGGGTCCCCACCGGCGGCACCGAGCTGCGGCCGGTGCTGCCGGGGCCGGTGCCCGCGGCGGCGGCTGCTGCGGTGCCGGAGGCTGCGTCTGCGTCTGCTCCGGCCGCGGCTCCTCCGGCTCCTCCGGCTCCTCCGGTTCCGCCGACCGCTGGCCCTCCGCCCCCGGCGGAGCCGACGGCCGGGCGTCGCGCCCACGCGGCCGGGTCCCGGGTGCCGACCTGGGCCCTCGTGCTGGTCGTGGCCGTCTCCCTGGTCGTCGTCGCGGGGCTGGTCCTCCAGATCGTGCGCGGCGGCGGCGATCCCGACCCGGGCGCCGGCACAGAGGCCCGCACCGCGCTGCCCGTCCAGCGGGAGCAGTCGCCACCCGCGTCGTACCCCAGCGGCCTCACGACGAGCCGCGCCGCGTCGTACGACCCCCAGAACCGCACCGTCGACGTCGAGCTCACGGTGACGCTGCCGACCCGGCCGGGGGAGTCGCGGGACGCGGTGACCCTGCTGACCTTCCTCCCGGCGGCCGCGTCCGGCGGGTGCCCGCGCGCGGGCGTGACCTGGGATCCCGGTGTGGAGGCCGATCTCGCGCCCACCGACGCCGGGGTGCAGCAGCCGTGCGCCTGGCGGGTGCAGGTGCCGCTCAGCGGGTCGCAGACCACGGTCGCGGCGGAGATCGAGCTCGACCTCGGCACCGAGGAGGACGCCCTGCAGCGGTGGGAGGAGGAGGCCCGCGCGGACCTCGACGCCGCGCTCGCCGACGCGTCGAACAACCGGCTGGCGTTCCCGTTGCAGCAGACCCGCGGGATCGAGCTGCGCGTGGACCGCGGGGCGGTGACCCAGGGCGAGTCGGTCGACGTGCTCGTGGACGTCGTGTTCGCGGGGGGCGCGGAGCCCGTCTACGACAGCGGCGCCACCGGCACGGCCTCCCTCACCGACGCCGCACGCCAGCTCGGCGGCGGACCCCCGACCCTGCGAGCCTGCGCCGCGCTCACGCCCCAGGCGTCGGGCGGGCTGCTCGCCGAGCAGCCCTCCGCCCGCTGCGAGGTGTCGGCCGTCCTCGGTGCCCTCGAGAGCGCGCCGGCCGTGGTGACGGTCAGTCGCTGA
- a CDS encoding glycosyltransferase family A protein — protein MPEATTTTSVRPAGARSERPLPPVSVAIATRGRTATLRRAVDAIWAQTYRGRIDVVVVIDDARAPADLDLPAPLDPSRQTLRVVVNDRRQGVAGARNTALALAEHELLATCDDDDAWLPGRLDCQVRALDADPALLAVGGSVRIVRGDVHTVRRAPRHRVHLQDLLDSRVMELHPSALLYRTRPLRVVGGWNEDIPGGYAEDYELLLRLARCGSLGLVDDVVADVHWNGGSHFFSRWRTVSAALSTLLGAFPEFAASPRGRARISGQIAFAHAAAGERAEARTWMRRAWSDNRREPRLALTALVLAGVTPDRIQDALHARGRGI, from the coding sequence ATGCCTGAGGCCACCACGACCACGTCCGTCCGCCCGGCGGGGGCGCGCTCCGAGCGCCCGCTCCCGCCGGTCTCGGTCGCCATCGCGACGCGGGGCCGCACGGCGACGCTGCGGCGGGCGGTCGACGCGATCTGGGCGCAGACCTACCGCGGACGCATCGACGTCGTCGTCGTCATCGACGACGCGCGGGCGCCGGCCGACCTCGACCTGCCCGCTCCGCTGGACCCGTCGCGCCAGACGCTGCGGGTCGTGGTGAACGACCGTCGGCAAGGGGTCGCGGGCGCGCGGAACACGGCGCTCGCCCTCGCCGAGCACGAGCTGCTGGCGACGTGCGACGACGACGACGCCTGGCTGCCGGGCCGCCTCGACTGCCAGGTGCGGGCGCTGGACGCCGACCCGGCCCTGCTCGCCGTGGGCGGCAGCGTGCGCATCGTGCGCGGCGACGTCCACACGGTGCGACGCGCGCCGCGGCACCGCGTGCACCTCCAGGACCTGCTCGACTCCCGCGTGATGGAGCTGCACCCCTCGGCCCTGCTCTACCGCACGCGGCCGCTGCGGGTCGTCGGTGGCTGGAACGAGGACATCCCGGGTGGCTACGCCGAGGACTACGAGCTGCTGCTGCGGCTCGCGCGGTGCGGCTCGCTGGGGCTGGTGGACGACGTCGTCGCCGACGTCCACTGGAACGGGGGCTCCCACTTCTTCAGCCGCTGGCGCACCGTCTCCGCGGCGCTGTCGACCCTGCTCGGGGCGTTCCCCGAGTTCGCCGCGTCCCCTCGGGGCCGCGCGCGGATCAGCGGCCAGATCGCGTTTGCGCACGCCGCAGCGGGCGAGCGTGCCGAGGCACGCACGTGGATGCGCCGCGCCTGGAGCGACAACCGTCGTGAGCCCCGGCTCGCGCTGACCGCCCTCGTGCTGGCCGGCGTCACGCCGGACCGCATCCAGGACGCCCTCCACGCCCGCGGACGGGGCATCTGA
- a CDS encoding 50S ribosomal protein L25/general stress protein Ctc: MSSEKIAAEVRSEFGKGAARRIRRENKIPAVVYGNGIDPIHVTLPGHQTMLALKHGGANALLELDVDGTVQLALTKHIQVDPLRRVIEHVDFVAVKRGEKVTVDVPVTVVGEAAPETLVVTENATVELEAEATHIPEAIEVSVEGAEAGTQITAGDLEIPSGSTLLTEADVLVVNVTAAATAEEVEAELAEAEAEVGIERDAPEDEADAEGGSDDEASSDDE; encoded by the coding sequence ATGTCCAGCGAGAAGATCGCCGCCGAGGTCCGCAGCGAGTTCGGCAAGGGCGCCGCGCGCCGCATCCGTCGTGAGAACAAGATCCCGGCCGTGGTCTACGGCAACGGCATCGACCCGATCCACGTGACCCTCCCCGGCCACCAGACGATGCTCGCCCTCAAGCACGGCGGCGCCAACGCGCTGCTCGAGCTCGACGTCGACGGCACGGTGCAGCTCGCGCTCACCAAGCACATCCAGGTCGACCCGCTGCGTCGCGTCATCGAGCACGTCGACTTCGTCGCCGTGAAGCGCGGCGAGAAGGTCACGGTCGACGTGCCCGTCACCGTGGTCGGCGAGGCCGCTCCCGAGACGCTGGTCGTCACGGAGAACGCGACCGTCGAGCTCGAGGCCGAGGCCACGCACATCCCCGAGGCCATCGAGGTCTCCGTCGAGGGTGCCGAGGCCGGCACGCAGATCACCGCCGGTGACCTCGAGATCCCGTCGGGCTCCACCCTCCTCACCGAGGCGGACGTGCTCGTGGTCAACGTGACCGCCGCGGCGACCGCCGAGGAGGTCGAGGCCGAGCTCGCCGAGGCCGAGGCCGAGGTCGGCATCGAGCGCGACGCGCCCGAGGACGAGGCCGACGCCGAGGGCGGCTCCGACGACGAGGCCTCCTCCGACGACGAGTGA
- a CDS encoding glycosyltransferase, which yields MSAPLVVAMVGTDHHPFDRLVGWLDRLAASLGPRVEIVVQHGHSARPQVARGVEFVDQDELTDLLGRAAVVVCHGGPGTIMDARRAGHVPVCVPRDPSRGEHVDGHQERFAAVVDDAGVVRLATDFPALADGVSAALSASGPQVDAAEIETAAEESAERFARQIDPVVGRRVRRVRSVRRTLLSRVTR from the coding sequence GTGAGCGCGCCGCTCGTCGTCGCGATGGTGGGCACCGACCACCACCCGTTCGACCGTCTCGTCGGCTGGCTCGACCGCCTCGCCGCGTCCCTGGGACCGCGCGTGGAGATCGTGGTGCAGCACGGCCACAGCGCGCGGCCGCAGGTCGCGCGCGGCGTGGAGTTCGTCGACCAGGATGAGCTGACCGACCTGCTCGGGCGTGCGGCGGTCGTGGTGTGCCACGGCGGACCGGGCACGATCATGGACGCCCGCCGGGCCGGGCACGTGCCCGTGTGCGTGCCGCGGGACCCCTCGCGGGGCGAGCACGTCGACGGTCACCAGGAGCGGTTCGCCGCCGTCGTCGACGACGCCGGTGTCGTCCGGCTCGCCACCGACTTCCCCGCGCTCGCCGACGGGGTCTCGGCGGCGCTGAGCGCGAGCGGTCCGCAGGTGGACGCGGCGGAGATCGAGACCGCCGCCGAGGAGTCCGCCGAGCGGTTCGCGCGCCAGATCGACCCCGTCGTCGGTCGGCGCGTCCGACGTGTGCGCTCGGTCCGGCGCACCCTCCTGTCGCGGGTGACCCGATGA
- a CDS encoding ribose-phosphate diphosphokinase, which translates to MSGMKLAGEKNLMVFSGRAHPRLAEEVAELVGTGLVPSSMYDFANSEKYVRYEESVRGCDAFVLQSHTAPINEWIMEHLIMVDALKRASAKRITVVMPFYGYSRQDKKHRGREPISARLVADLFKTAGADRLISVDLHADQIQGYFDGPVDHLMALPILADYVRDKYGAESQLAVVSPDAGRIKVAERWSARLGGVPLAFIHKTRRTDRPNESVANRVVGEVEGRTCVLVDDMIDTGGTIVKAAEALMEQGAKAVIIAATHGILSDPAAERLKNSPAVEVILTNTLPLAEEKSFDKLTVLSIAPLLAQAIQAVFEDGSVTSMFDGHA; encoded by the coding sequence GTGAGCGGAATGAAGCTGGCAGGCGAGAAGAACCTCATGGTCTTCAGCGGGCGGGCACACCCCCGGCTGGCCGAGGAGGTCGCCGAGCTCGTCGGCACGGGCCTGGTGCCCTCGTCGATGTACGACTTCGCCAACTCGGAGAAGTACGTGCGCTACGAGGAGTCGGTGCGCGGCTGCGACGCCTTCGTGCTGCAGAGCCACACGGCGCCGATCAACGAGTGGATCATGGAGCACCTGATCATGGTCGACGCGCTCAAGCGCGCCTCGGCCAAGCGGATCACCGTGGTCATGCCGTTCTACGGCTACAGCCGCCAGGACAAGAAGCACCGGGGCCGCGAGCCCATCTCGGCCCGCCTCGTGGCGGACCTCTTCAAGACGGCCGGCGCCGACCGGCTCATCTCGGTCGACCTGCACGCCGACCAGATCCAGGGCTACTTCGACGGCCCCGTCGACCACCTGATGGCGCTGCCGATCCTGGCGGACTACGTCCGCGACAAGTACGGCGCGGAGTCCCAGCTCGCCGTCGTGTCGCCCGACGCGGGTCGCATCAAGGTGGCCGAGCGCTGGTCGGCCCGTCTCGGCGGCGTGCCGCTCGCGTTCATCCACAAGACGCGTCGCACGGACCGCCCCAACGAGAGCGTCGCGAACCGCGTCGTCGGCGAGGTCGAGGGCCGCACCTGCGTGCTGGTCGACGACATGATCGACACCGGTGGCACGATCGTGAAGGCCGCCGAGGCCCTCATGGAGCAGGGCGCGAAGGCCGTCATCATCGCGGCCACCCACGGCATCCTGTCCGACCCGGCCGCCGAGCGCCTGAAGAACAGCCCGGCGGTGGAGGTCATCCTCACCAACACGCTGCCGCTCGCGGAGGAGAAGAGCTTCGACAAGCTCACCGTGCTCTCCATCGCGCCGCTGCTGGCGCAGGCCATCCAGGCGGTCTTCGAGGACGGCTCCGTGACGTCGATGTTCGACGGCCACGCCTGA
- a CDS encoding TetR/AcrR family transcriptional regulator: MDTSTDHTPGEVMSDPSAASDGAGGLSRRDRLRLATIEEIKSAARELLLPLPGGGDLSLRAVAREIGMTPSAIYRYFESRQDLIEALARDALESAGAALRVADEADTHPSAFARAVALASAYRRWCLDHRAEFALVFRDGQGTDAVRVDTIAFYSVPLQVLAEELQADRIRIPEHTDVLPTVRAEVLELAASLAPQGVEPATVIYLVSVWAAVHGFVCLELFGHVPGILEDPGDAFERHVRLVLRSVLVFDS, encoded by the coding sequence ATGGACACGAGCACGGACCACACGCCCGGAGAGGTGATGTCCGACCCCTCGGCCGCCTCCGACGGCGCGGGGGGTCTGTCGCGTCGGGACCGCCTCCGGCTCGCCACCATCGAGGAGATCAAGTCCGCGGCCCGCGAGCTGCTCCTGCCCCTGCCGGGCGGCGGCGACCTGTCGTTGCGCGCCGTGGCCCGCGAGATCGGCATGACCCCGTCGGCGATCTACCGCTACTTCGAGTCGCGTCAGGACCTCATCGAGGCCCTCGCGCGCGACGCGCTGGAGTCGGCCGGCGCCGCGCTACGGGTGGCCGACGAGGCCGACACGCACCCGAGCGCCTTCGCCCGGGCGGTCGCGCTGGCGTCGGCGTACCGGCGGTGGTGCCTCGACCACCGTGCCGAGTTCGCGCTGGTCTTCCGGGACGGCCAGGGCACCGACGCCGTCCGGGTCGACACCATCGCCTTCTACAGCGTGCCGCTGCAGGTGCTGGCCGAGGAGCTCCAGGCCGATCGCATCCGGATCCCCGAGCACACCGACGTACTGCCGACGGTGCGGGCCGAGGTCCTCGAGCTCGCCGCCAGCCTCGCGCCCCAGGGGGTCGAGCCGGCGACGGTCATCTACCTGGTGTCGGTGTGGGCCGCCGTGCACGGCTTCGTGTGCCTCGAGCTGTTCGGGCACGTGCCGGGCATCCTCGAGGACCCCGGGGACGCCTTCGAGCGCCACGTGCGGCTCGTGCTGCGGTCGGTGCTCGTCTTCGATTCGTGA
- a CDS encoding DapH/DapD/GlmU-related protein → MTRPGILGRALGALRLDLAIALRHVLLDLLAGSALVPRPLRWAVYRAAGLDVRTANVFSGVRITGRGLRIGRRTFVNHDCYLDVARGRVEIGDDCHLGPGVMVLTATHGRDAGGRAAKVADYLTTRIEDEVWLGARVTVLPGAVVERGAVVAAGAVVRGRLSSGGTYAGVPARRVDGSTSAAPAEVVTTGGKARP, encoded by the coding sequence ATGACGCGCCCCGGGATCCTCGGCCGCGCGCTCGGCGCGCTCCGCCTCGACCTCGCCATCGCGCTGCGGCACGTGCTGCTCGACCTGCTGGCGGGCTCCGCCCTCGTGCCCCGGCCGCTGCGCTGGGCCGTCTACCGGGCCGCAGGGCTCGACGTCCGCACCGCCAACGTGTTCAGCGGCGTCCGCATCACGGGTCGCGGCCTCCGCATCGGTCGGCGCACCTTCGTCAACCACGACTGCTACCTCGACGTGGCGCGCGGTCGTGTCGAGATCGGCGACGACTGCCACCTGGGCCCCGGCGTCATGGTGCTGACCGCCACCCACGGGCGGGACGCGGGCGGCCGGGCGGCGAAGGTCGCCGACTACCTGACGACCCGGATCGAGGACGAGGTCTGGCTGGGCGCGCGTGTCACCGTGCTGCCCGGTGCCGTCGTCGAGCGCGGTGCCGTCGTCGCCGCGGGTGCGGTCGTGCGGGGTCGCCTGTCCTCCGGCGGCACCTACGCGGGCGTCCCCGCCCGCCGGGTCGACGGCTCCACCTCCGCGGCTCCGGCCGAGGTCGTGACGACCGGGGGGAAGGCGCGCCCGTGA
- a CDS encoding O-antigen ligase family protein, translating to MNDTAELRRALRPVAALFLLYPLWWALGVQVPAWALVALPVGMWLLLNRRVLVLPPGYVALLLFLGWVGISAVMLSGPRYLAAYGFRLVLYTAVVVIAVAVWNAVDRGLPGRTVVRWVVALWGAAVLLAYPGILVNNLEFTSPFEAVLRVAGLSDPFVTALTHPEFSEYDGLYGSPRPSPLFAYTNDWGAAVGIGFPVAVHALVTARGRAERLLLGGLVLASVPPILVSLNRGCWITIGVAVSYVVARRAAAGDFRALAAVVVGVVGIVGTVLAVEPVRRVITARFEYGNTSTRATLYEASWSLALRSPLFGWGAPQSSAGLADSNDVSIGTHGQLWTILVSQGIAGLALFVGAVLLIWWHARPVSGREPDVWLHATGAALLVQIAFYEVLPVPLAVTLLALAVAGVHRRRALDHSHTRKVITHA from the coding sequence GTGAACGACACCGCCGAGCTGCGCCGCGCCCTGCGCCCGGTCGCCGCGCTCTTCCTGCTCTACCCGCTGTGGTGGGCGCTGGGGGTGCAGGTGCCCGCGTGGGCGCTGGTCGCGCTGCCCGTCGGGATGTGGCTGTTGCTCAACCGCCGCGTCCTGGTGCTGCCGCCCGGGTACGTCGCGCTCCTGCTCTTCCTCGGCTGGGTCGGCATCTCGGCGGTGATGCTCTCGGGTCCGCGCTACCTCGCGGCCTACGGGTTCCGTCTCGTGCTCTACACGGCCGTCGTCGTCATCGCGGTCGCGGTGTGGAACGCGGTGGACCGGGGCCTGCCCGGCCGCACGGTGGTGCGGTGGGTGGTGGCCCTGTGGGGTGCCGCCGTGCTGCTGGCCTATCCGGGCATCCTCGTCAACAACCTCGAGTTCACGAGCCCGTTCGAGGCCGTGCTCCGCGTGGCCGGGCTCTCGGACCCCTTCGTCACGGCGCTGACCCACCCGGAGTTCTCGGAGTACGACGGGCTCTACGGCTCGCCCCGACCGAGCCCCCTGTTCGCCTACACCAACGACTGGGGCGCCGCCGTCGGCATCGGCTTCCCCGTCGCCGTCCACGCGCTGGTCACGGCCCGCGGACGTGCCGAGCGGCTCCTCCTCGGCGGTCTCGTGCTGGCGTCCGTCCCGCCGATCCTCGTCTCGCTCAACCGCGGGTGCTGGATCACGATCGGGGTGGCGGTGTCCTACGTGGTGGCCCGCCGCGCCGCGGCGGGCGACTTCCGGGCCCTGGCCGCGGTCGTGGTCGGCGTCGTCGGGATCGTCGGCACGGTGCTCGCCGTCGAGCCCGTGCGGCGCGTCATCACGGCACGGTTCGAGTACGGCAACACGAGCACGCGCGCGACCCTCTACGAGGCGTCGTGGTCGCTGGCGCTCCGCTCGCCCCTCTTCGGCTGGGGCGCACCGCAGTCGTCGGCGGGCCTCGCCGACAGCAACGACGTCTCCATCGGGACGCACGGTCAGCTCTGGACCATCCTGGTCTCGCAGGGCATCGCCGGTCTCGCGCTGTTCGTCGGTGCCGTGCTGCTCATCTGGTGGCACGCCCGACCGGTCTCCGGCCGCGAACCCGACGTGTGGCTCCACGCCACCGGTGCCGCGCTCCTCGTGCAGATCGCGTTCTACGAGGTGCTGCCCGTGCCGCTGGCTGTCACCCTCCTCGCTCTCGCCGTCGCCGGCGTGCACCGGCGTCGCGCTCTCGACCACTCGCACACCAGAAAGGTGATCACCCATGCATGA
- a CDS encoding sugar transferase, translating to MPRALAPSPGDASSRPMPGPTVARPGARRASAVAPRRRVALPRCAEVVSVVAVLLVLAVTGGDLRAAVVLGAAWAVARGIVGVTRPHPALSSTDLTGVATSGLVALGVLVLADAVLPGVPTSERWAPLVLLVAVVVVVRSVAGVLRGRPRALVLVDPDDLDEVTATERDVRVVGRLPVERRTGRVMGSAARFTDTPLAHEVAEKHADIVLVDPGLGLGADGLRQLTWELQPTGVPLGFPAPPVAPHRMGVGRLAGRGIVSVAPPQASRARAVAKGVLDRVLGAVALVLVAPVLLVLALAVRADSPGPAFFRQVRVGRDGVPFVMVKLRTMTVDAEVVRADVVHLNDSDAVLFKIRADPRVTRVGRVLRRTSLDELPQLWNVVRGEMSLVGPRPALPEEVAAYDETERRRLRVKPGLTGLWQVSGRSDLSWATSVDLDLTYTDNHTIAGDLVICARTVSAVLRGKGAY from the coding sequence GTGCCCCGCGCACTCGCCCCGTCGCCCGGCGACGCGTCGTCGCGCCCGATGCCGGGCCCGACCGTCGCGCGTCCGGGAGCGAGGCGGGCCTCCGCCGTCGCGCCGCGACGTCGCGTCGCCCTGCCGCGCTGCGCCGAGGTGGTGTCAGTGGTCGCCGTGCTGCTGGTGCTGGCGGTGACCGGGGGAGACCTCCGTGCGGCCGTCGTGCTCGGAGCCGCCTGGGCCGTCGCCCGCGGCATCGTCGGCGTGACCCGTCCGCACCCGGCGCTCTCGAGCACGGACCTGACGGGCGTCGCGACGTCCGGGCTGGTGGCGCTCGGGGTGCTGGTGCTGGCCGACGCGGTCCTGCCCGGCGTGCCGACCAGCGAGCGGTGGGCACCGCTCGTGCTGCTGGTCGCCGTCGTGGTCGTCGTGCGCTCCGTGGCCGGCGTCCTCCGGGGGCGGCCGCGGGCGCTGGTCCTGGTGGACCCGGACGACCTGGACGAGGTGACCGCGACGGAGCGTGACGTGCGTGTCGTCGGTCGACTCCCGGTCGAGCGCCGCACCGGCCGGGTCATGGGCAGCGCGGCCCGCTTCACCGACACACCGCTGGCGCACGAGGTCGCCGAGAAGCACGCCGACATCGTGCTGGTCGACCCCGGCCTGGGGCTGGGGGCCGACGGTCTCCGCCAGCTGACCTGGGAGCTGCAGCCGACCGGGGTGCCGCTCGGCTTCCCCGCTCCGCCCGTCGCGCCGCACCGGATGGGTGTCGGCCGACTGGCCGGCCGCGGCATCGTCTCCGTCGCGCCGCCCCAGGCGTCGCGGGCCCGGGCGGTCGCCAAGGGCGTGCTCGACCGCGTCCTCGGCGCGGTCGCGCTCGTCCTCGTAGCCCCGGTCCTCCTCGTCCTCGCTCTCGCCGTCCGCGCCGACAGCCCCGGTCCCGCGTTCTTCCGGCAGGTCCGCGTCGGGCGCGACGGCGTGCCCTTCGTGATGGTGAAGCTCCGCACGATGACCGTCGACGCCGAGGTCGTGCGGGCGGACGTCGTGCACCTCAACGACTCCGACGCCGTGCTCTTCAAGATCCGTGCCGACCCCCGCGTCACCCGCGTGGGCCGCGTCCTGCGCCGTACGTCGCTGGACGAGCTGCCCCAGCTCTGGAACGTCGTGCGGGGGGAGATGTCGCTCGTCGGCCCGCGCCCGGCGCTGCCGGAGGAGGTCGCGGCGTACGACGAGACCGAGCGCCGCCGCCTGCGGGTGAAGCCGGGCCTCACCGGGCTGTGGCAGGTGAGCGGCCGTTCCGACCTCTCGTGGGCGACCAGCGTCGACCTCGACCTGACCTACACCGACAACCACACCATCGCGGGTGACCTCGTGATCTGTGCGCGCACCGTCTCCGCGGTGCTGCGCGGGAAGGGAGCGTACTGA